One Halalkalicoccus sp. NIPERK01 DNA segment encodes these proteins:
- a CDS encoding rhomboid family intramembrane serine protease codes for MAQCDRCGAHENLPYRCGRCGGVFCARHRLPENHDCPGLQEWRDPDGIFDSGFDDSVNHPGGREKGVRDRVPINTGTGGPLGYFRNNMTYVFLLLMWVTFSLQFLLLPLLGFPVNSDLSVYLFVLQSNDITHVWTWFTSIFAHGSVGHIVMNSIVLYFFGPIVERKVGSRNFTVLFLASGVIAGLSQVGTSLALGEFSAVVGASGAIMAIMGVLTVLNPQLRVLLFFFIPMPLWLLTLGFAAVSVGVVGLGGLGAGGIAHLAHLAGLFVGLAYGEKLRREGERAPDQLRFGGGGPGGPGGPGGPGGPGRGRF; via the coding sequence ATGGCGCAGTGTGATCGGTGTGGCGCACACGAGAACCTCCCCTACCGGTGCGGGCGCTGTGGCGGGGTCTTCTGTGCGCGACACCGACTGCCGGAGAACCACGACTGTCCCGGCTTACAGGAGTGGCGCGACCCCGACGGGATCTTCGACAGCGGCTTCGACGACAGCGTGAACCACCCCGGCGGCCGCGAGAAGGGCGTGCGCGACCGGGTGCCGATCAACACCGGCACCGGCGGGCCGCTGGGCTACTTCCGCAACAACATGACCTACGTCTTCCTGCTGTTGATGTGGGTGACGTTCTCGCTGCAGTTCCTCCTCCTGCCGCTGCTGGGGTTTCCGGTAAACAGCGACCTCTCGGTCTACCTGTTCGTCCTCCAGTCGAACGACATCACCCACGTCTGGACGTGGTTCACCTCGATCTTCGCACACGGCAGCGTCGGCCACATAGTCATGAACAGCATCGTGCTGTACTTCTTCGGGCCGATCGTCGAGCGGAAGGTCGGCAGCCGCAACTTCACGGTGCTCTTCCTCGCCAGCGGCGTGATCGCCGGCCTCTCGCAGGTCGGCACCTCGCTCGCGCTCGGCGAGTTCAGCGCCGTCGTCGGCGCCAGCGGCGCGATCATGGCGATCATGGGCGTGCTCACCGTGCTGAACCCCCAGCTCCGGGTGCTGCTCTTTTTCTTCATCCCGATGCCGCTGTGGCTCCTCACGCTGGGGTTCGCCGCGGTCTCGGTCGGCGTCGTCGGCCTCGGCGGCCTCGGCGCGGGCGGGATCGCCCACCTCGCCCACCTCGCGGGCCTGTTCGTCGGCCTCGCGTACGGCGAGAAACTCCGGCGTGAGGGCGAACGCGCGCCCGATCAGCTCCGGTTCGGCGGCGGCGGTCCCGGTGGCCCCGGTGGTCCCGGCGGGCCGGGCGGTCCCGGCCGAGGGCGGTTCTGA
- a CDS encoding endonuclease V, with product MDVALPEFRPDPDLARAEMEELQREIAREATFEDEPLPESPVVVGVDQAFPDERAVSAIVAMRDGEVIERASAVTDLSIPYIPGLLSFREGESILAAFETLECDPDLALFDGSGRIHFRQAGLATHMGVALDLPSVGVAKSLLCGRLSNPPEEPFAEGTRVPILADGRVEVEQGTVLGYAVQTRQYEGRRYINPLYVSPGHRVGAETAASLAQRHCAGYKLPEPIRLADSYADELARELDG from the coding sequence ATGGACGTCGCCCTCCCCGAGTTCCGGCCCGATCCCGACCTCGCCCGGGCAGAGATGGAGGAACTCCAGCGCGAGATCGCACGCGAGGCGACCTTCGAGGACGAACCGCTCCCGGAGTCGCCCGTCGTCGTCGGCGTCGACCAGGCGTTTCCCGACGAGCGGGCCGTCAGCGCGATCGTCGCCATGCGCGACGGCGAGGTGATCGAGCGCGCCTCCGCCGTAACCGACCTTTCTATACCATATATTCCGGGGCTGCTCTCCTTTCGCGAGGGCGAGTCGATCCTCGCGGCGTTCGAGACCCTGGAGTGCGACCCGGACCTCGCGCTGTTCGACGGCAGCGGCCGGATCCACTTCCGGCAGGCCGGGCTGGCGACCCACATGGGCGTGGCGCTCGACCTCCCGAGCGTGGGGGTCGCGAAGAGCCTGCTCTGTGGCCGGTTGAGCAACCCGCCCGAGGAACCCTTCGCGGAGGGGACGCGGGTGCCGATCCTCGCCGACGGGCGAGTCGAGGTCGAGCAGGGGACCGTCCTCGGGTACGCGGTCCAGACCCGCCAGTACGAGGGACGTCGGTACATCAACCCGCTGTACGTGAGTCCGGGCCACCGGGTCGGCGCGGAGACGGCCGCCTCGCTCGCACAGCGCCACTGTGCGGGCTACAAGCTCCCCGAACCGATCCGGCTGGCGGACTCGTACGCCGACGAACTCGCGCGCGAACTCGACGGGTAG
- a CDS encoding DUF5788 family protein yields the protein MQEYERKQLLERIGKEGATIGAQIPEEIDVQGERVELREFVFEIKRRETIPEGERERVERAKRTLRKARLERLDAIEAGEISRQEGERLAESVIGIDRALEGLQQLGPANVEAEAEAQRLADRKRWSRFMRQALGMDDDSTPNRR from the coding sequence GTGCAGGAGTACGAGCGAAAACAGCTGCTCGAACGGATCGGCAAGGAGGGCGCGACCATCGGCGCGCAGATCCCCGAGGAGATCGACGTGCAGGGCGAGCGCGTCGAGCTTCGCGAGTTCGTCTTCGAGATAAAACGCCGGGAGACGATCCCCGAGGGCGAGCGCGAGCGCGTCGAGCGGGCCAAACGCACCCTCAGAAAGGCGCGCCTCGAACGCCTCGACGCGATCGAGGCGGGCGAGATCAGCAGGCAGGAGGGCGAACGCCTCGCCGAGTCGGTCATCGGGATCGACCGCGCGCTCGAAGGCCTCCAGCAACTCGGCCCGGCGAACGTCGAAGCCGAGGCCGAGGCCCAGCGACTCGCCGACCGGAAACGCTGGTCGCGGTTCATGCGACAGGCGCTCGGGATGGACGACGACAGTACACCTAACAGGCGCTAA
- the polX gene encoding DNA polymerase/3'-5' exonuclease PolX, translated as MSRNAEIAALLEEYAALLEARDIEYKPNTYRRAAESIREHPTAIEDLVSEGRDAVEGIDGVGEAISAKVIEYVETGAIEELEEERANLPVAMDELTSVEGVGPKTVGTLYEELGVTNLAELEEAASAGEIQELKGFGPKTEENILDGLEFARQARERELLGDTRPLADDLLEYLRSREGVERAEVAGSIRRWRETSGDVDVLASSDDLEGVVGAFTDWERAERVIESGENKASVVANGIRVDLRAVVPEEFGSALQYFTGSKAHNIRFRNRALDRDLKVNEYGVFDISDVEDTSDQRAGERVAGETEESMYAALDLEWIPPELREDTGEIDAAAAGDLPELIEEGDLRGDLHTHTDWSDGTESIGEWIASATEFGHEYICISDHATGPGMVGGVGVPDEELLEQADEIREAAEDAEIEVFSGVEANVDETGGLSVAEDVLGKLDIVIASPHSALDMDPEAATDRLVAAISHPETDVLGHPTGRLLTRRPGLDPDLQRVAEAAADHGVALEVNANPARLDLWGRAVKVAIEAGAKIVVNTDAHSASEFENSRYGVHTARRGWAEPKDVLNAWDATEVREFVGR; from the coding sequence ATGAGCCGCAACGCCGAGATAGCCGCCCTCCTCGAGGAGTACGCCGCCCTCCTCGAAGCACGGGACATCGAGTACAAGCCCAACACCTACCGACGGGCCGCCGAGAGCATTCGCGAGCACCCGACCGCGATCGAGGACCTCGTGAGCGAGGGTCGAGACGCCGTCGAGGGGATCGACGGGGTGGGCGAGGCCATCTCCGCGAAGGTCATCGAGTACGTCGAGACGGGCGCGATCGAGGAACTCGAGGAGGAACGGGCGAACCTCCCGGTGGCGATGGACGAACTCACGAGCGTCGAGGGCGTCGGTCCCAAAACGGTGGGAACGCTCTACGAGGAGCTCGGGGTGACGAACCTCGCCGAACTCGAGGAGGCCGCGAGCGCCGGCGAAATCCAGGAACTCAAGGGGTTCGGGCCGAAGACGGAGGAGAACATCCTCGACGGGCTGGAGTTCGCCCGGCAGGCCCGCGAGCGCGAACTGCTGGGCGACACCCGTCCGCTCGCTGACGACCTCCTCGAGTACCTCCGCTCCCGAGAGGGGGTCGAGCGCGCGGAAGTCGCGGGGTCGATCCGCCGGTGGCGCGAGACGAGCGGCGACGTGGACGTGCTCGCGTCGAGCGACGACCTCGAAGGCGTCGTCGGGGCGTTCACCGACTGGGAGCGCGCCGAGCGCGTCATCGAATCCGGCGAGAACAAGGCGAGCGTCGTCGCGAACGGGATCCGGGTCGACCTCCGCGCCGTCGTCCCCGAGGAGTTCGGCAGCGCGCTCCAGTACTTCACGGGCAGCAAGGCCCACAACATCCGGTTTCGCAACCGGGCGCTGGATCGCGACCTGAAGGTCAACGAGTACGGCGTGTTCGACATCAGCGATGTTGAGGATACGAGCGACCAGCGGGCGGGCGAGCGGGTCGCCGGCGAGACCGAGGAGAGCATGTACGCGGCGCTCGACCTCGAGTGGATCCCGCCCGAACTCCGCGAGGACACCGGCGAGATCGACGCCGCCGCCGCGGGCGACCTGCCCGAGTTGATCGAGGAGGGCGACCTCCGCGGGGACTTACACACCCACACCGACTGGTCCGACGGGACGGAATCGATCGGGGAGTGGATCGCATCCGCCACCGAGTTCGGCCACGAGTACATCTGTATCTCGGATCACGCGACCGGCCCCGGAATGGTCGGCGGGGTCGGCGTCCCCGACGAGGAGTTGCTCGAACAGGCCGACGAGATCCGCGAGGCCGCCGAGGACGCCGAGATCGAGGTGTTCTCCGGCGTCGAGGCGAACGTCGACGAGACGGGCGGGCTGAGCGTCGCCGAGGACGTCCTAGGGAAACTCGACATCGTAATCGCCTCGCCCCACAGCGCCCTCGACATGGATCCGGAGGCGGCGACCGACCGCCTCGTCGCGGCGATCTCCCACCCCGAGACCGACGTGCTGGGCCATCCCACCGGGCGGCTCCTGACCCGCCGGCCCGGCCTCGATCCCGACCTCCAGCGGGTCGCGGAGGCCGCCGCCGACCACGGCGTCGCCCTCGAGGTGAACGCCAACCCCGCCCGTCTCGACCTCTGGGGGCGGGCAGTGAAGGTCGCGATCGAGGCGGGCGCGAAAATCGTCGTCAACACCGATGCGCACAGCGCGAGCGAGTTCGAGAACAGTAGGTACGGCGTCCACACCGCTCGACGGGGGTGGGCCGAACCCAAAGACGTGCTGAACGCGTGGGACGCGACGGAGGTTCGAGAGTTCGTCGGGCGCTGA